One genomic region from Sphingobacterium sp. UGAL515B_05 encodes:
- a CDS encoding sigma-70 family RNA polymerase sigma factor: MQNQLSDKDLLAMCQTGNESGFAQLYHRYAKKIFNSIYRILSNQEESEDILQETFVDFFSRSDKWHLVLSVEAWLRRMGVNKAISLLRKNKQYFTPVDDLEIKDDGEDELLEKEWRECRLTDLEAVIDQLTGVPKMVVNLYLFENMSHDEVAETLGMTAVAVRSQYHRAKKKIYEQLKERYNYAG, encoded by the coding sequence GTGCAAAATCAGCTTAGCGATAAAGATTTATTAGCGATGTGCCAAACGGGCAATGAGTCTGGATTTGCACAGCTCTATCATCGGTATGCAAAAAAGATCTTTAATTCTATTTATCGAATTTTGTCCAATCAGGAAGAAAGTGAAGATATTTTACAGGAAACCTTTGTTGACTTTTTTTCAAGATCAGATAAATGGCATTTAGTTCTCAGTGTGGAAGCCTGGTTGAGAAGGATGGGGGTGAATAAGGCAATCTCACTGTTACGGAAGAATAAGCAATATTTTACGCCGGTGGATGATTTGGAAATTAAGGATGATGGCGAAGACGAATTGCTGGAAAAAGAATGGCGTGAATGTCGTTTGACAGATTTAGAAGCTGTAATCGATCAGCTGACCGGTGTACCTAAGATGGTGGTAAACCTTTATCTGTTTGAAAATATGAGCCATGATGAAGTTGCGGAAACATTAGGGATGACGGCGGTGGCGGTACGCAGCCAGTATCATCGTGCTAAAAAGAAAATATACGAACAATTGAAGGAAAGGTATAATTATGCGGGATAA
- a CDS encoding SusC/RagA family TonB-linked outer membrane protein yields MIKNCLLQMRNGYIVHFRFIIRMKLALIMTTCAVMNVSANVFSQQKVSLDVQKTKLSKVLKMIEEQSDYYFVYNSTNENLNKEVSVNANNTKVLDVLAKLFNKSGLVYSVSKEGLVVVSQQQQVAVAGVVTDDKGNPLAGATVRVKGTAVGRATDINGRFTIDAATGNTLIISFAGYTSQEVAVTKAGDLKIVLLEDNRMLNEVVVTALGMKKEKRSLGYSVTQVAGESLTTARENNVMNSLVGKVAGLDISSTSGGAGAASNVTIRGVSSLNQTNQPLYVINGIPMESKPVGIGNANSKGNSGSQWDNAPDLGDAIGNINPDDIESISVLKGAAASALYGSRAKAGVILITTKSGKGNSIDFNSNLVAEQIIDNTNWQTVYGQGANGEKPTTQAGAAQVGGSSWGAKLDGTPVVQFDGASRPYSLQKGNLDRFYRTGSTWTNTLALNKSFDGGSIRLSGTDVNNRSVVPNSGLKRQSFNLVGLFEPLKGLTIDARYNMILEQVKNRPMVSDGAGNANYNVMFLPTSINVNDLKPWKDDNGKEILYNSGNVYATNPWFAANEFINNTNRDRSIASVTAKYTMGNGLFVQGRAGRDGYTDHYKNVVPSGTGYYENGKIAEQETKFADINADVLVGKSFTFGDYTLTPNLGASYRNTKIRQTTNLGTDFAIFGVYNILNAKNKSVAYLESESETQSTYGTLEFAYKDIAYLTGSLRSDWFSTLATPGVDNKLNSVYPAISGSFIFSEYLKPSWLSFGKLRAGFAQVGQATDPYQTLLTYNFRSEVLNGQPLGVINNVNIPNSSLKASTATELEIGTELRLFNDRVNLDLTWYNKKSKDEISFITTPSASGYAGAVLNAGKMQNKGFEALISATVVKTEDFKWVSSLNGSYNDNKVISLAEGMDEQTVATSRSGVGYLMNKVGMPAFQIMAFDYKYDSNGEIVKLADGSPDRGELKSYGSAMNKWFAGWNNEFSYKRFNFSFLVDGKWGGKLFSGTDYYGYIFGLHQETVADRESLGRTASTYYTNTANNVSKIFVNSADFVKLRQVVMGYTFPSNLFNNKVKSITVSAVARNLWTIMKKTNNIDPESSYNATFPGLELGGVPAVRTYGVNLSVKF; encoded by the coding sequence ATGATTAAAAATTGCTTATTGCAAATGCGCAATGGATATATTGTGCATTTTAGATTCATTATCCGGATGAAACTAGCCTTAATTATGACTACGTGTGCTGTTATGAATGTTTCGGCAAATGTATTTTCCCAACAAAAAGTCTCCTTGGATGTCCAAAAAACAAAATTGAGCAAGGTACTTAAAATGATCGAAGAGCAAAGTGATTATTACTTTGTCTATAATTCGACGAATGAAAATTTAAATAAAGAAGTGTCAGTCAATGCGAATAATACCAAGGTATTGGATGTATTGGCTAAGCTTTTCAATAAAAGTGGATTGGTTTATTCCGTTTCTAAGGAAGGTCTTGTGGTTGTCAGTCAACAGCAGCAGGTGGCTGTCGCAGGTGTCGTCACGGACGATAAAGGCAATCCCTTAGCTGGTGCTACGGTACGTGTTAAGGGAACCGCGGTAGGACGAGCGACAGATATCAATGGACGTTTTACGATTGATGCAGCAACAGGAAATACCTTAATTATTTCTTTTGCAGGTTACACTTCGCAAGAAGTGGCCGTAACCAAAGCGGGGGATCTGAAAATTGTTTTATTGGAAGATAATCGGATGCTCAATGAGGTCGTTGTGACGGCATTGGGTATGAAGAAAGAGAAGCGCTCATTGGGGTATTCTGTTACGCAGGTTGCTGGTGAATCGCTAACCACAGCCCGTGAAAATAATGTGATGAATTCACTCGTCGGAAAGGTGGCCGGGTTGGATATTAGTTCTACCTCTGGCGGTGCCGGAGCTGCGTCCAATGTGACCATCCGCGGAGTATCGAGTTTGAACCAGACAAATCAACCATTATACGTAATTAATGGTATTCCTATGGAAAGTAAGCCGGTGGGTATCGGAAATGCTAACTCTAAAGGAAATTCCGGAAGCCAATGGGATAATGCACCCGATCTTGGCGATGCAATCGGCAATATCAACCCAGACGACATAGAAAGTATTTCGGTACTGAAAGGTGCTGCAGCGTCTGCATTATATGGTTCAAGAGCCAAGGCAGGGGTTATCCTTATTACAACAAAATCAGGAAAAGGCAATTCGATCGATTTTAATAGTAACCTTGTTGCCGAGCAAATTATAGACAACACGAATTGGCAAACAGTCTATGGTCAGGGGGCAAACGGTGAGAAGCCAACGACCCAAGCAGGCGCAGCCCAAGTGGGAGGTTCAAGCTGGGGAGCTAAATTAGATGGAACACCCGTTGTACAATTCGATGGCGCATCAAGACCTTATTCATTACAAAAGGGGAATTTAGATCGCTTTTATCGTACTGGTTCCACATGGACAAATACGCTGGCATTAAATAAATCATTTGATGGTGGCTCTATTCGTCTGTCAGGAACAGATGTCAATAACAGATCTGTTGTTCCGAATTCAGGATTGAAAAGACAATCCTTTAATTTGGTTGGACTTTTTGAGCCACTCAAAGGTTTGACGATTGATGCACGCTATAATATGATTTTGGAGCAAGTCAAAAATCGTCCAATGGTTTCTGACGGTGCTGGAAATGCCAATTACAACGTCATGTTTTTGCCAACGAGCATCAATGTAAACGATTTGAAGCCATGGAAAGATGACAATGGAAAAGAAATCCTCTATAATTCAGGGAATGTGTATGCAACCAACCCTTGGTTTGCAGCAAATGAGTTTATAAATAATACGAACCGGGATCGTTCGATCGCTTCCGTAACAGCAAAGTATACCATGGGTAATGGTTTGTTTGTTCAGGGAAGGGCAGGAAGAGATGGTTATACCGATCATTATAAGAATGTTGTTCCTTCTGGCACCGGCTATTATGAGAATGGTAAAATTGCAGAGCAGGAAACTAAATTTGCAGATATTAATGCCGATGTTTTGGTCGGTAAGTCATTCACTTTCGGAGATTATACCCTTACACCTAATCTAGGTGCGAGTTACCGAAATACTAAAATCAGACAGACGACCAATTTAGGTACTGACTTCGCGATATTTGGTGTGTATAATATTTTGAACGCAAAAAATAAGTCGGTAGCGTATCTTGAAAGTGAATCGGAGACACAGTCTACTTATGGTACCTTAGAATTTGCTTATAAAGATATAGCTTATTTGACTGGTAGTTTACGCTCTGACTGGTTTTCTACTTTAGCTACACCTGGAGTAGATAATAAATTGAACTCTGTTTACCCCGCAATCTCGGGTTCATTTATCTTTTCAGAATATCTAAAACCATCATGGTTGAGTTTTGGAAAGTTGAGAGCAGGTTTTGCTCAGGTAGGACAGGCAACAGATCCTTATCAAACCTTGTTAACCTATAATTTTAGAAGTGAGGTACTCAACGGACAACCTTTAGGGGTTATTAACAATGTGAATATTCCGAACTCTTCCTTAAAAGCTTCTACGGCAACAGAGTTGGAAATTGGAACGGAGTTGCGTCTTTTTAATGATCGTGTAAATTTGGATCTAACATGGTATAACAAAAAGTCGAAAGATGAAATTTCCTTTATCACAACGCCTTCCGCAAGCGGATATGCCGGTGCTGTACTCAATGCCGGTAAAATGCAAAATAAGGGATTTGAAGCATTGATTTCAGCCACAGTTGTCAAAACGGAAGATTTTAAATGGGTATCCTCATTGAATGGTTCTTACAACGACAATAAAGTGATTTCATTGGCTGAGGGAATGGACGAACAGACGGTAGCGACTTCGCGTTCGGGTGTAGGTTACTTAATGAATAAAGTTGGTATGCCTGCTTTCCAGATCATGGCTTTCGATTATAAATACGATAGTAATGGCGAGATCGTAAAATTGGCCGATGGTTCTCCTGACCGGGGTGAGTTAAAGTCCTATGGTTCGGCAATGAATAAATGGTTTGCTGGCTGGAATAATGAGTTTAGCTACAAAAGGTTCAATTTTTCTTTCTTGGTTGATGGAAAATGGGGTGGAAAGCTTTTCTCGGGAACAGATTACTACGGTTATATTTTTGGATTACATCAGGAAACTGTGGCTGATCGTGAAAGCTTGGGCAGAACAGCTTCTACCTATTATACCAATACGGCAAATAATGTATCTAAGATATTTGTAAACAGCGCTGATTTTGTGAAATTGAGACAGGTCGTTATGGGCTATACTTTCCCATCCAATCTATTTAATAACAAAGTTAAGTCGATTACAGTAAGTGCTGTAGCGCGCAATCTCTGGACGATCATGAAGAAAACAAATAACATAGATCCAGAGTCGAGCTATAATGCAACTTTCCCGGGCCTGGAGCTTGGAGGTGTACCTGCAGTACGTACTTACGGTGTTAATTTAAGTGTTAAATTCTAA
- a CDS encoding MlaE family ABC transporter permease has translation MAKKLQTFFLEFANIHRFLLRFWRELVTPPYEFKEIVRQCYEIGYKSLPLISLTGFIVGFVFTKQSRPSLEEFGATSMLPSLISIAIVRALAPLVTALIASGKVGSQIGAELSSMNVTEQIDAMEVSGTNPYKYLIVSRILATTIGIPVLCFYVAGIGLLGGYLSMMSKDDLSFLSFFTQVFETIAFKDLGAMVLRAVIFGFTIGAVSCYCGYFSSKGTEGVGKAANAAVVASMFLVFIEEIIIVQVLSFFG, from the coding sequence ATGGCTAAAAAACTTCAGACTTTTTTTCTAGAATTCGCAAACATTCACCGTTTTTTGCTACGGTTTTGGCGCGAATTGGTAACTCCACCATATGAATTTAAAGAAATTGTCCGCCAGTGCTATGAAATAGGCTACAAATCTTTGCCTTTGATTAGTTTAACGGGGTTTATTGTTGGATTTGTTTTTACAAAACAATCGCGTCCTTCTTTGGAAGAATTTGGGGCGACTTCGATGTTGCCTTCGCTTATTTCGATTGCTATTGTTCGTGCTCTTGCACCCCTGGTGACAGCTTTAATAGCTTCGGGTAAAGTGGGCTCGCAAATTGGTGCGGAACTAAGTTCGATGAATGTCACGGAGCAAATCGATGCGATGGAAGTTTCGGGAACCAATCCATATAAGTATCTTATTGTAAGTAGAATATTAGCTACAACTATTGGAATTCCTGTACTGTGTTTTTATGTAGCAGGGATAGGTCTTTTAGGCGGTTACCTAAGTATGATGAGTAAAGACGACTTAAGCTTTTTGAGTTTTTTTACGCAGGTATTTGAGACGATAGCGTTTAAGGATTTGGGCGCTATGGTTTTGCGTGCGGTTATATTTGGTTTTACCATTGGAGCAGTAAGTTGTTATTGCGGTTATTTTTCTTCAAAGGGGACTGAAGGTGTGGGTAAGGCAGCCAATGCGGCCGTTGTCGCTTCGATGTTCCTTGTATTTATTGAGGAAATAATTATTGTTCAAGTTTTATCGTTCTTTGGATAG
- a CDS encoding class I SAM-dependent methyltransferase, with amino-acid sequence MMTMHRDVYGEALDDYFVHQEEKFPLILHTSYGDQDEMPVEIFFREPDDFPELEFIGLSLCDGRVLDVGAGVGSHSLYLQEKGFEVDALELSQTACHIMQQRGVQHIICEDFYKFEGQKYDTLLLLMNGIGLAGDVDGFRKLLQHSKELLTENGQLIFDSSDISYLYNDYNIKKPAHYFGEIQYQYEYKGTRGNLFKWLYLDQDLLIKISHELGWVVQILYEDENDQYLVRMELKK; translated from the coding sequence ATGATGACAATGCATAGAGATGTATACGGTGAGGCCTTAGATGATTACTTTGTACATCAAGAAGAAAAGTTCCCTTTAATACTCCATACAAGTTATGGCGACCAAGATGAAATGCCCGTCGAGATCTTCTTTCGGGAACCCGATGATTTTCCTGAACTGGAATTTATTGGACTATCCTTATGTGATGGACGTGTACTGGATGTTGGAGCCGGAGTTGGCAGCCATAGTCTGTATCTACAAGAAAAAGGTTTTGAAGTAGATGCACTGGAACTCTCGCAAACCGCCTGCCATATCATGCAGCAACGCGGGGTACAACATATTATCTGCGAAGATTTCTATAAATTCGAAGGCCAAAAATATGATACGCTATTGCTTTTAATGAACGGAATAGGTCTTGCCGGTGACGTAGATGGTTTCCGAAAACTATTACAGCATAGTAAAGAGTTACTGACCGAAAATGGCCAACTGATTTTTGACTCTTCAGACATCAGTTATTTGTACAACGATTACAACATCAAAAAACCAGCGCATTATTTTGGGGAAATTCAATACCAGTATGAGTACAAAGGGACTCGGGGAAATCTTTTCAAATGGCTCTATTTAGACCAGGATTTATTGATCAAAATTTCGCACGAACTGGGTTGGGTTGTCCAAATTTTATATGAAGATGAGAATGATCAATACCTCGTCCGCATGGAACTAAAAAAATAG
- a CDS encoding SusD/RagB family nutrient-binding outer membrane lipoprotein: MKRYIKPVVISLMAATLFMESSCTKDFDKINTDPVAYGKENWDPNYTLSSAQLFYTGSFDFAYDTWRGNLIYSSTMMQGLSTVVSYWAGDKYMLNESYTAAYWGTGTVGAYIEQVRNIVDVVEFTKDKPKYANLYNVARIWKALIFARLTDLYGDVPYSEAGLGFYTKVYKPKYDKQQDIYNDLLKELETATAALKDDGDKVTGDVIYKGDIAKWRKFGNSLLLRTAMRLVKVDESKAKEYVQKAVGKTMDSNADNAFILHDESGSRVTQNRNSQVLLGDGGQENYYVKWSKTFIDYLKSNSDPRLQKVAVTKLYLSEKDKTQNGSFITDPTKQKGMPNGKDLGSNAQYNISSDPSYTTFAEYSSPNPNMIKRTGATFILTYGESELLLAEAAQRWGIGGSASDHYKKGVKASITYLNQYDGSLAISDADAETYLAAHPFDAANALKQINTQYWAHTITMLDFYETWSNWRRSGYPALTPVNYPGNATSGTIPRRFPYPSTEAAINGENYRAASAAVPGGDKLSGRVWWDK, translated from the coding sequence ATGAAAAGATATATTAAACCGGTAGTTATTAGTTTAATGGCAGCGACATTATTTATGGAAAGTAGCTGTACAAAAGATTTTGATAAGATAAATACAGACCCCGTTGCTTATGGTAAAGAAAATTGGGATCCAAATTATACATTGAGCTCTGCACAATTATTTTATACAGGAAGTTTTGATTTTGCATACGATACATGGCGTGGAAATCTAATTTACTCGTCGACAATGATGCAGGGTTTATCGACTGTAGTGAGTTATTGGGCCGGCGATAAATATATGCTGAATGAAAGCTATACCGCGGCGTATTGGGGTACGGGTACAGTTGGGGCCTATATTGAGCAGGTTCGTAATATTGTGGATGTGGTTGAGTTTACAAAAGACAAACCAAAATATGCAAATCTGTACAATGTCGCACGTATTTGGAAAGCTTTAATTTTTGCTCGCTTGACTGATTTGTATGGTGATGTTCCCTATTCGGAGGCGGGACTGGGTTTTTATACCAAAGTTTATAAACCGAAATATGATAAGCAGCAGGACATCTATAACGATTTGTTAAAGGAACTTGAAACGGCTACTGCAGCATTAAAGGATGATGGTGATAAAGTCACTGGTGATGTTATTTATAAAGGTGATATTGCCAAATGGCGTAAATTTGGCAATTCTCTGCTCTTACGAACAGCAATGCGTTTGGTTAAAGTAGACGAATCTAAAGCGAAGGAATATGTACAGAAGGCTGTGGGTAAGACAATGGACAGTAATGCCGACAATGCATTTATTTTACATGATGAATCAGGATCTAGGGTTACTCAGAATAGAAATAGCCAGGTTTTATTGGGCGATGGTGGCCAAGAGAATTATTATGTGAAATGGTCTAAAACGTTTATTGACTACCTAAAAAGCAATAGTGATCCGAGGTTACAAAAGGTTGCTGTTACAAAACTATATTTATCAGAAAAGGACAAAACACAGAACGGGAGTTTTATCACAGATCCAACCAAGCAAAAGGGGATGCCGAATGGAAAAGATTTGGGATCAAACGCGCAGTATAACATTAGTAGCGACCCAAGTTATACGACATTTGCAGAATATTCTTCGCCCAATCCTAATATGATCAAGCGGACCGGTGCGACATTTATTTTGACCTATGGCGAATCCGAGTTGCTGTTGGCTGAGGCAGCCCAACGTTGGGGAATAGGTGGTAGTGCAAGCGATCATTATAAAAAAGGTGTGAAGGCAAGTATTACCTATCTGAATCAGTATGATGGCTCATTAGCGATCAGTGACGCAGATGCAGAAACGTATCTAGCGGCTCATCCATTCGATGCAGCAAACGCTTTGAAGCAGATCAATACCCAATATTGGGCGCATACGATAACCATGCTCGATTTTTATGAAACCTGGAGCAACTGGCGCAGAAGCGGATATCCGGCGTTAACTCCTGTGAATTATCCAGGAAATGCTACTTCGGGGACTATTCCAAGAAGATTCCCTTATCCTTCTACTGAAGCGGCTATCAATGGCGAAAACTACAGAGCAGCTTCAGCTGCAGTACCTGGCGGAGATAAGTTGTCCGGTCGAGTTTGGTGGGATAAATAA
- the pncB gene encoding nicotinate phosphoribosyltransferase, translated as MASITSILDNDFYKFTMQHAVVKLFPKAKARYHFINRGHHKFPDGFDVLLKEAVNEMANLKLTKAEKAFFARTCPYIDPTYFDFLQGYRYDPEEIKIFQDGPDLEVIIEGYWYRTILWEVPLMSLICELFYESQGLQRASDAEVIATAKDKIEKYKKLNITIADFGTRRRHSYEVHDMVVRTLKQYGEKTFIGTSNVHLAMKYETKPIGTHAHEWFMFHAAKYGYKMANLLGLEHWSDVYRGDLGIALSDTYTTEVFFQQFDKKLTKLFDGVRHDSGDPLEFTDKVIAHYKKNGINPLSKTIIFSDGLDYEKVERIASYCERKILHSFGVGTNFTNDVGLKPMNIVIKMTDALPEDDQWTPVIKLSDEPMKHTGDEDSIYIAKKVLMIDDDNA; from the coding sequence ATGGCTTCAATTACCTCTATATTAGATAATGACTTTTACAAATTCACCATGCAGCATGCTGTGGTCAAGTTGTTTCCAAAGGCCAAGGCACGTTATCATTTTATTAACCGGGGACATCATAAATTTCCCGATGGTTTTGACGTGCTCCTGAAGGAAGCCGTCAATGAGATGGCTAATTTGAAGTTAACAAAAGCAGAAAAGGCATTTTTTGCCAGAACATGTCCTTATATAGACCCAACCTATTTTGACTTTCTTCAAGGGTATCGCTACGATCCCGAAGAGATAAAAATATTCCAGGATGGCCCCGACCTCGAAGTCATTATCGAAGGGTACTGGTACCGTACTATTCTTTGGGAAGTTCCGTTGATGTCGCTCATCTGTGAACTTTTTTATGAATCTCAAGGTTTACAACGTGCCTCGGATGCAGAAGTAATAGCCACGGCCAAAGATAAAATCGAAAAATATAAAAAACTCAATATCACGATTGCTGATTTTGGCACCCGCAGACGTCATTCTTATGAAGTCCATGATATGGTCGTTCGCACACTGAAGCAATATGGCGAAAAAACATTTATAGGTACCAGCAATGTTCATTTGGCAATGAAATATGAGACGAAACCAATTGGCACACACGCCCATGAATGGTTTATGTTTCACGCCGCCAAATACGGTTATAAAATGGCCAATCTACTTGGCCTTGAACATTGGTCTGATGTCTACCGGGGTGACCTCGGAATAGCACTGTCGGACACCTATACTACAGAAGTTTTCTTTCAGCAATTTGATAAAAAGTTAACCAAATTATTTGATGGAGTCCGTCACGATAGCGGCGACCCGCTTGAATTTACAGACAAGGTTATTGCACACTATAAGAAAAATGGAATCAATCCCCTCTCAAAGACAATCATATTCTCGGATGGCCTGGACTATGAGAAGGTCGAAAGAATCGCAAGCTACTGTGAGCGAAAAATCTTGCATTCCTTTGGCGTTGGCACCAATTTCACCAATGATGTGGGACTCAAACCCATGAATATCGTCATTAAGATGACTGACGCTTTACCAGAAGATGATCAATGGACTCCAGTTATCAAACTATCTGACGAACCGATGAAACATACAGGAGATGAGGACTCCATATATATTGCAAAAAAAGTATTAATGATTGATGATGACAATGCATAG
- a CDS encoding DUF4097 family beta strand repeat-containing protein has protein sequence MKKIRIMMIGVALIFASALQAQVNETVESVAAPKPPNPPKKARAVSGVIVNNSNNFTFSSAGFGRSSGPKNWKEIKVPNLGNKLLLKLDNVYIEGYKGKDVLITAKVEETEENDRAKGLRVINGSGLSDNSGLGMNIKTEGGVTEISMVGMPLEDSIRIKIPMDLPVTIKGGRGAMFNAGVIELKDIRAEVEVASTMGNVNLLNVTGPINVKVSQGDVTAKFVQPVKGPISLVAAMGAVDVAFPKNFGANVDVKSAMGNIYAADEFQFEKPEEETKSNPMGNAVKGKMNGGGQDVILKTSLGDIYIRTQK, from the coding sequence ATGAAAAAGATAAGGATAATGATGATTGGGGTCGCACTGATCTTTGCTAGCGCATTGCAGGCCCAGGTAAATGAAACTGTAGAAAGTGTGGCTGCGCCAAAACCTCCTAATCCTCCTAAAAAGGCCAGAGCAGTTTCAGGCGTTATAGTAAATAATAGTAATAATTTCACTTTTAGTTCCGCTGGATTCGGTCGTAGTAGTGGGCCGAAAAACTGGAAAGAAATTAAAGTGCCCAACTTGGGAAACAAGCTTTTACTAAAACTGGATAATGTTTATATTGAAGGTTATAAAGGAAAAGATGTGCTGATTACAGCCAAGGTGGAGGAGACTGAAGAAAATGACCGCGCAAAAGGCCTACGTGTGATCAATGGCTCGGGATTATCGGATAATTCAGGACTTGGTATGAATATCAAGACAGAAGGTGGAGTGACGGAAATAAGCATGGTTGGAATGCCCTTAGAGGATTCTATTCGTATCAAGATACCAATGGATTTACCTGTGACGATCAAAGGAGGGCGTGGGGCCATGTTTAATGCTGGAGTTATCGAATTAAAAGATATCCGGGCTGAGGTTGAAGTTGCTAGTACGATGGGGAACGTGAATTTATTGAATGTTACCGGGCCAATTAATGTAAAGGTTTCACAGGGAGATGTTACAGCCAAATTTGTTCAACCTGTCAAAGGGCCGATTTCTTTGGTCGCTGCCATGGGCGCCGTAGATGTTGCTTTTCCAAAGAATTTTGGCGCTAACGTGGATGTAAAATCTGCTATGGGAAATATCTATGCTGCGGACGAATTTCAATTCGAAAAACCTGAAGAGGAAACCAAATCAAACCCCATGGGAAATGCAGTGAAAGGCAAAATGAACGGTGGTGGACAGGATGTTATTTTAAAAACATCCTTAGGAGATATCTATATAAGAACACAGAAGTAA
- a CDS encoding DUF6600 domain-containing protein, giving the protein MKNLGNIKYWVLGFIGIASFSSCATSMAQRGGYTGYNNYNNAGVSFQMFYDQLSPYGQWVNDPNYGYVWIPDVGPNFQPYATNGYWTMTDYGNTWVSNYDWGWAPFHYGRWNYNDRYGWGWVPDYEWGPAWVNWRQSNDYYGWAPMGPGMSINVSVNIPMNFWTFVAVNHFMSRDMDRYYVNRRNYNNIYNRTTIINNTTIINNNYYVGGPRRSDIERSTGRSVTVNRIANADRPGSARSSSNRSNEISMYRPNVDRNTRSSARPTNVVDASTRTRNNNSEISDRTNRVISNRDNIDSRSGSRELYIDNSGNASVRSRNDVNNNGGSSRSSNNNTRTSENGTVNRNTNGTQPNSNNYDFRTRSGRQSDASNNNNPTSTSRDRQNGSVDNNGVINGRSTDYNRNTDYNSRSRSNASSSDQTVPPRVVQPTTTPQRNGNYDGSRTRSSQPVSQPVQNRNNDAGSRSRSSQPVSQPVAQPTQNRSYENTRSRSNTDNSSSVSRSRSSESSGERSSGRSSQGSERSRTR; this is encoded by the coding sequence ATGAAAAATTTAGGCAACATAAAATATTGGGTACTTGGTTTTATCGGTATCGCTTCTTTTTCAAGTTGCGCTACTTCAATGGCCCAACGGGGCGGATATACTGGTTATAACAATTATAACAATGCTGGAGTTTCATTCCAGATGTTCTACGATCAACTCTCCCCTTATGGACAATGGGTCAATGACCCCAATTATGGCTATGTCTGGATTCCGGACGTCGGCCCGAACTTCCAGCCTTATGCTACCAATGGTTATTGGACAATGACCGACTATGGTAATACCTGGGTATCCAACTATGACTGGGGTTGGGCTCCATTTCACTACGGTCGCTGGAACTATAATGACCGCTATGGATGGGGATGGGTTCCTGACTATGAATGGGGACCTGCATGGGTAAATTGGCGTCAAAGTAACGACTATTACGGTTGGGCACCAATGGGCCCGGGCATGAGTATCAATGTATCCGTTAATATTCCAATGAACTTCTGGACATTTGTAGCGGTCAATCACTTTATGAGTAGGGATATGGATAGGTATTATGTTAATCGAAGAAATTACAATAATATCTATAACAGAACCACTATTATCAACAATACTACGATAATTAACAACAACTATTATGTTGGTGGCCCTCGAAGATCTGACATCGAACGTTCGACAGGAAGAAGTGTGACAGTTAATAGAATCGCAAATGCCGATCGACCTGGATCTGCCCGTAGTAGCAGCAATCGGAGTAATGAAATCAGTATGTACCGTCCAAATGTAGACCGTAATACACGATCTTCTGCACGTCCTACAAATGTAGTGGATGCTTCTACCCGAACACGTAATAACAATAGTGAGATTTCAGATCGTACCAATCGTGTTATCAGCAATCGGGACAACATCGATTCAAGATCAGGAAGTCGTGAGTTATATATCGATAACAGCGGAAATGCTTCTGTAAGGTCTCGTAATGATGTCAACAACAACGGCGGTTCAAGCCGTAGTTCAAATAATAATACCAGGACGAGCGAAAATGGAACTGTAAATCGAAATACGAACGGTACACAACCTAATTCGAATAACTATGATTTTAGAACGCGGTCAGGTCGGCAATCGGATGCTTCAAACAATAACAACCCTACATCTACCAGTAGAGATAGACAAAATGGCTCCGTTGATAATAATGGTGTTATAAACGGCAGAAGTACAGACTACAATAGAAACACAGATTATAATTCACGTTCGCGGTCAAATGCGAGCAGCTCTGACCAGACTGTGCCTCCACGAGTGGTTCAACCGACAACAACGCCGCAACGCAATGGAAATTATGATGGCAGCAGAACACGTTCAAGCCAACCTGTGTCACAGCCTGTCCAAAATAGAAATAACGATGCTGGCAGCAGGAGCCGTTCGAGCCAACCGGTATCGCAACCTGTAGCACAACCAACTCAAAATCGGAGCTACGAAAACACAAGAAGTAGATCAAATACAGACAATTCATCTTCCGTATCGCGATCAAGGTCTTCAGAAAGCTCCGGTGAACGTAGCTCTGGACGTTCTTCACAAGGATCAGAAAGATCTAGAACAAGATAA